Within Eschrichtius robustus isolate mEscRob2 chromosome X, mEscRob2.pri, whole genome shotgun sequence, the genomic segment GGGCAGCCAGGGAGGAGGCCCTGAGGGCAGACGTGGCGTGGGGTTGCTTGCGGTGATGGGGCTGGTGCTGCTGGCAGCCGCGGCCGGAGTTCAGCGTATATATGCAcgcatatatatacacgtatatatgtgtacacatatatgctcgcacacacgcacacactcggCAACTAAAGAACACTGGAGAGAACTGTCTGTGGCAAGAGAAGGAAGTGAAAAGTATGTAGCGCTTTCTCACTTGGGATAGTAAGTGATCGAAGCATGCTTCTTCCTTAGGGTGTAATTCTGGGTCACGTAGTCCCCCGTTGAATCTTGGAGTCCACGAaggccatgggggtgggggggtgggggttcaGGCATCTGACCCTAAATCACTACAGCCGGGGTCCCCTCCCTGACAGAGTCTGGGTTGGCATGACCACAGGAGGACGCGGTAGAGAAGCCCCTGCGGGTAGGTGAATGGAAGCGTGAGGCCAAGAACTGCAGGGCCTGCATTTCCTCCCCTCTGGAGGGCCCAGGACGGCGCCAGCGGATGCAGCCCCCTGCAGAGCACTGTCAGTGGGGCTACCCCGTCTCTTCCCCCCGCAGGAGATCAGAACGTGGAGTACAAGGGCACCGTCTGGCACAAAGAGTGCTTCACCTGCAGCAACTGCAAGCAAGTCATCGGGACGGGAAGCTTCTTCCCTAAAGGGGAGGACTTCTACTGCGTGACTTGCCACGAGACCAAGTTTGCCAAGCATTGCGTGAAGTGCAACAAGGTACGTGTCAAGGGAGTTCTGCGCTGACCATTGCTTCTAGAGGCGTTTGACAGTTTGCAGAGCACTTGCACACACACTATCCCATTCCATCCTCACGACAGCCCTGCGACGTAGGAATTACTAttctcgttttacagatgaggagactgtggTAGTAGAAAGCCGTGCCCAGGCCCGGGCAGGCTGTCCGTGGGCACACTGGCTCTGGAGGCCGGCCTCCTCCACCCAGTTGCTGTGTAGTAACCTCGCACAGGGGCCtgccttctctgaacctcagtgtcttcatctgtaactGGGGGATAATAATAGCGCCTGCCTCCCATGGCCGTTGTGGCGATTCAATGAGATATTGTAGACCAGagcgcccagcacagtgcctggcacgtagtaggcatTCAACAAAATGGTTGTTGAATCTGAATCCGGTGCTACACTCCCTGGTCTAGGCCATCACATCTGGAGGAATCACTTACCAGGATCAGCCCTGGCATGCCGAGTGCTTTGTGTGTGTTACCTGCTCTAAGAAGCTGGCTGGGCAGCGTTTCACCGCTGTGGAGGACCAGTATTACTGCGTGGATTGCTACAAGAACTTTGTGGCCAAGAAGTGTGCTGGATGCAAGAACCCCATCACTGGTAGGCTAAAGAGTCCTTGCTAAGTCTGCCAGGCTAGGTTTTGCGCATGGTAACCATCTCTCATTTTCCTACGTCGTCGGTTTCATCCACAAAGGCCCCAGAGAATGCCCTCTCCCCCTGCCACTGTGGTCCCGAAGGCCCCCAAATAGTTTGGATTCTCCCCCAGGCCAGGTTAGCCTTTGCAACACAGAACACTTCTGACGACTGCCAACTAACTAACGCTGCTGCCGGAGATCACGAGCCTGAGACCCACGGCCACGGGCAGGCACTGCGCGGGgatgctggggggaggggtgggggggggagaggAGCGGGATGggctgaggtgggggaggggaggggaggggagtggggggaggccGGAGAGCGAGAAGCTGGGATGAGAACACCCCATAGCGGAAGGCTAGCTCAGAGGTGCCAGTGGGCAGTTCTTTTGCGATCAGGAGCCGAGCTAATCACTTCATTCCTCATCTCGCGGCCGCGGTCCACGTGCCCTgggccctctccccacctccaattTTCCCATCTCCCGGGGAGCCTTGAAATGTACATTTGAGAAGACTTTTGCCATCCTCAGGGAAAAGGACTGTGTCAAGAGTGAGCCACCCAGTCTCTAAAGCTAGGAAGCCCCCAGTGTGCCACGGGAAACGCTTGCCTCTCACCCTGTTTCCCAGCGCCAACCTCCGGGGCAGGCATCCGGGTGGAGAGAGGACTTGTCCCTCGTGGGTGGTGGTTCTTTATAGAAAAAATCGAAGCTTAGCAGCTCCTCGAGGCCCGGTAAGTGCACACCCCACAAACAGCCCAAGTTTGCCTCCTGGTGGCCACTTTGATGCCATGGCCCTGACCTAAATCAAAGAAACTGGTTGTGCTGGGAGGTCGGTGCGCGTCAGTCACAGGGCGATGGCGGtggcaggggatgtgggttctgGAGAGCAGGGGGCCCTCGACTGAGCTCTGGCATCTTCTCAGGTCCCGGCGGCGCGGGGGACGGTGCGCGGTGGAGCGGGGGGCCGGGCTCCGGGCGGACGCTGCCCGCGTGCTTGTCGGCTCCGTGAATGGGCAAGGCGGCGGCCTGGCTGCCACCTGTGTCCACTCAGCTGtcgcttttgtttgcttttgtttcctccaCAGGGTTTGGTAAAGGCTCCAGTGTGGTGGCCTATGAAGGACAATCCTGGCACGACTACTGCTTCCACTgcaaaaaatgctccatgaatctGGCCAACAAGCGCTTTGTTTTCCATCAGGAGCAAGTGTATTGCCCCGACTGTGCCAAAAAGCTGTAAAGTGACAGGGGCTCCTGTCCTGTAAAATGGAATTTGAGTCTTGTTCCTCGTGTCCTTGCCCTCTGCCCAGCACCACCCATAGGGCGAGAGCGGCCTTTCACCTCTTCAGGGTTGCTCCTTCTGTctttcctcccattttacagttacTACTCAAGTAAGGGCACACAGTGATCATATTAGGATTTAGCAAAAAGCAACCCTGCAGCAAAGTTAATTTCTCCATAGCTGCAATTAGCAAACGAACACTTAGCTAGATTGACTCTTCTGCATGTTTATCATAGAGCAGAAAAGTGCTGACCATGTAGCTGCTTAGTGATGTAAGCAAGAAGCCTAAGAGATTAAAGCCCCCCACTGAGATGCCTCTTGTGGCTCAGCTGGGACCCACCGTGTCGGTTACGCGACACATCAGAGTTGCAGCGGCTGCTCCAACTCGGCTGCTCACCCTGTTCTGTGAGCAGAAAGAACTTACGAAATGCATGGTTTAACTTCCTCATCAAGACCTTCCTTCTGTTCTTTTGTGCTTTCAAATGACTAACACGGATTTCCAGAAAATTAACAAACAACATTTGAATTTAGCTGTAATTCTCAACTGACCTTTTCCCTGTACTAACTAACGTTTGATTTCCCCGTGTGGCGTGTTTTCTGAGCGTTCCTACTTTCAAACATGGAACGTGCAGGTGACTTGGAAAGTGTAGGCAGATCTGAGAAAACAAGCCTGTTTCAGAAGAACGTCATCACAGTGAATACTTCTGGAAGCTTAACAAAACTAACCCAGCtgtcctttatctttttttaattaataatattttcGTTTTAATTAATAGCAATATAGCTTATTGGGTTTGGAGACTTGCATGGAAATATTTTAGCCCCCTCAGACGTTCCTGCAGTTTTGAAAGTCATCCTACAGAAGTAACCATAAAACTCGAGAGGGATAGGTGAGCAGGCGCCAGGACTGTCATTGACACGGATATGACATTTCCCAACAGTGACAAGTGGAATCCCTTGTAACACAGTACTTGTCTGCTCTGTGTCCGTGTGTTAATAAACAGGCCCGCCAAGTCCCTTCTCTTGGGATTCTGAGGACTGTTCCTCAAGAGCTTAGCTGGCTCTCTGGGGGCATGCGGAGGCCACTGTCCCCGCAGGCAGAACCGGATTTCCACGTAGCGCTTACCTGAGATGCAGGATCACCTACTTACTGTATTCTAGCTACATTGTTATATTACATAGTATAACGAGACGATATCAAGAGTACACATGTAATGACAGTGCATATTAACATTCTTGTAGGAGTGCTTAGAGAAGCCGATGCCTCATTTCTACATTTTGTCATTAGCTATGATCATCTGACAGTTCAGTGTATCCTTACAGAAATAAAGCAGCATATAAATAACTTGCCTCCTGACTTCTGATTCTGTCCGGCGCAATTGTTCTAAGGTGATGATACTGCTGATCCAGAAACCGGAATACCTTTTCCTTCCTTCGAGGAGATGCTCAGTTCAGTGCGGTCGAGTGCAACTACACGAATTACAAACAAGATAAAACAAACCTGTAACAGCACTTGGATCCAGTTAAAAACAGTACCAAAAAACCCCATTCTGACCCCAAATAACATTTCCCAGATGTTCATATCCCTTAAAAAGAGCACACTGATTTCCTTTGGccagggggttgggggtgggaagggaaCTGCAGCTGAAGTTTTGTCATCGAGAGGTCATCCCGTCCCTGTTTTGTCGGCTGCCCTTTCCCTGTGGCCCCTGGAGCCCCGAGCTGTGGCGAACGCTGCTGTGCCCTCCACTGCCGCTCCTCCACCGTCGGGCCTTCAGAAGAaggcgcccccccacccccaccttgagGCTGCCGCTTATTTGGGAGGCTGCTCACCGGGGCCCCTGTATctcaggggtggggggcatggggaCGGTGTGGGCAGAGGTGGAGGTAGCTTGTAGATCATCACGGCCACACCCCCGAGGCTCAGGTTCTTCGGGCGTCCAAGCCGTCCACGCCATGTGGTCGTTTCGGGACGGCGTTGGGTGCCCAGCGACATGGGTGTCTGCTGCAGGCTCCTCAGGTGGAAGGGTCCCCAGGATACTTCAGCTAAAGGCAGAGGCGGGAGGAGAGGGCCTCGTCTTTGAGGAGCCTCATGCCCAGGGTAATCACAGGACAGAACCCCTTTGGGGCTAACATTTGCTGTGTTTGTTTGTTAGGAGTCAAAACCTGTCTATAGGAAACCGTGAGCA encodes:
- the FHL1 gene encoding four and a half LIM domains protein 1 isoform X1 yields the protein MASHRHSGPSSYKVGTMAEKFNCHYCRDALQGKKYVQKDGHHCCLKCFDKFCANTCVECRKPIGADAKEVHYKNRYWHDTCFRCAKCLRSLANETFVAKDNKILCNKCTTREDSPKCKGCFKPIVAGDQNVEYKGTVWHKECFTCSNCKQVIGTGSFFPKGEDFYCVTCHETKFAKHCVKCNKAITSGGITYQDQPWHAECFVCVTCSKKLAGQRFTAVEDQYYCVDCYKNFVAKKCAGCKNPITGFGKGSSVVAYEGQSWHDYCFHCKKCSMNLANKRFVFHQEQVYCPDCAKKL
- the FHL1 gene encoding four and a half LIM domains protein 1 isoform X2, which codes for MAEKFNCHYCRDALQGKKYVQKDGHHCCLKCFDKFCANTCVECRKPIGADAKEVHYKNRYWHDTCFRCAKCLRSLANETFVAKDNKILCNKCTTREDSPKCKGCFKPIVAGDQNVEYKGTVWHKECFTCSNCKQVIGTGSFFPKGEDFYCVTCHETKFAKHCVKCNKAITSGGITYQDQPWHAECFVCVTCSKKLAGQRFTAVEDQYYCVDCYKNFVAKKCAGCKNPITGFGKGSSVVAYEGQSWHDYCFHCKKCSMNLANKRFVFHQEQVYCPDCAKKL
- the FHL1 gene encoding four and a half LIM domains protein 1 isoform X4, encoding MASHRHSGPSSYKVGTMAEKFNCHYCRDALQGKKYVQKDGHHCCLKCFDKFCANTCVECRKPIGADAKEVHYKNRYWHDTCFRCAKCLRSLANETFVAKDNKILCNKCTTREDSPKCKGCFKPIVAGDQNVEYKGTVWHKECFTCSNCKQVIGTGSFFPKGEDFYCVTCHETKFAKHCVKCNKAITSGGITYQDQPWHAECFVCVTCSKKLAGQRFTAVEDQYYCVDCYKNFVAKKCAGCKNPITGKRTVSRVSHPVSKARKPPVCHGKRLPLTLFPSANLRGRHPGGERTCPSWVVVLYRKNRSLAAPRGPGLVKAPVWWPMKDNPGTTTASTAKNAP